In Candidatus Vicinibacter proximus, the following are encoded in one genomic region:
- the rfbF gene encoding glucose-1-phosphate cytidylyltransferase, with protein sequence MKVVILAGGLGTRLMEETESRPKPMVEIAGKPILWHIMKIYEAQGFNDFIICLGYKATMIKEYFLNYYLYNSDVTIELAKNKVDVHFSNTESFKVTLIDTGIETNTAGRIKRIKKYTEGEAFMLTYGDGVSNVDLKALLNFHQSSGKLATLTSIQLPGRFGHLNINESGIVEEFQEKPEDDGLWINGGFFVMEQGIFDYLEGDMDQVQWEKKPLYEIARDGQLAAYQHKGFWKAMDAMRDRIELEELWKNGKAEWKIW encoded by the coding sequence ATGAAGGTGGTAATTCTTGCAGGTGGATTAGGTACAAGGTTGATGGAAGAGACAGAATCGCGTCCAAAGCCCATGGTAGAAATAGCAGGTAAGCCGATTCTTTGGCATATAATGAAAATTTATGAAGCGCAAGGTTTCAATGATTTTATCATATGCCTTGGTTATAAGGCTACCATGATAAAGGAATATTTTTTGAATTATTATCTGTATAATTCAGATGTAACGATAGAGTTGGCCAAAAATAAAGTGGATGTCCATTTCTCGAATACAGAATCCTTTAAAGTTACATTAATCGATACGGGTATTGAAACCAATACAGCAGGCAGGATAAAGAGAATCAAGAAGTATACAGAAGGGGAAGCATTTATGTTGACGTATGGAGACGGTGTTTCCAATGTTGATTTGAAAGCCTTATTAAATTTTCACCAATCTTCAGGGAAGTTGGCCACACTCACTTCCATCCAATTGCCGGGAAGATTTGGTCATTTGAATATAAATGAATCGGGTATAGTAGAAGAATTTCAAGAGAAGCCGGAGGATGATGGATTATGGATCAACGGAGGTTTTTTTGTTATGGAACAGGGAATATTTGATTATCTTGAAGGGGACATGGATCAGGTGCAATGGGAGAAAAAGCCATTGTATGAAATTGCCCGAGATGGACAACTCGCAGCTTATCAGCATAAGGGATTTTGGAAAGCTATGGATGCGATGAGAGACCGTATTGAGTTGGAAGAATTGTGGAAGAATGGTAAAGCCGAATGGAAAATATGGTAG
- a CDS encoding Gldg family protein, translating into MNTTASKIIVAILAFVALNFLARQFFFRLDLTKNQEFTLSPATKNILRNLDEKVKVTAYFSDDLPTDVGKTKQDLKEILDEFYNLSKGQLEYEFIAPNDDPKKEEEAMKEGIQPVMINVREKDQAKQLKAFLGATIKVGDKKEIIPVIQPGTAMEYALTTNIKKLVVKNKPVIGFIQGHREASLQEMVQVYESLNILYSVESVYLTDSTQLNKYKTLVLVRPQDSIPASHFEMLNDYLGQGGNLLIATNQIEAELQTGQVTPSLSGVGNWLAEKGIVLENALVKDAACGSVQVQQQTGMFSFATPVQLPYLPLIQNFSNHPVTKGLERVILQFASAISYNGKEQFIPLLFTSDKSGREPMPIVIDIQRQWTEADFPERNICLGAVVEGKIAGNTSCKLIIYGDGDFPVGRGRNQQINQDNVSLLVNGIDWLSDDTGLIDLRTKAVETRPIKELDDSTRNMYKYLNFLLPIILVLLYSFYRSSVNRRKRSQRMEERYS; encoded by the coding sequence ATGAATACTACTGCTTCCAAAATCATTGTTGCAATTCTTGCATTTGTGGCTTTGAATTTTCTGGCAAGACAATTCTTTTTTCGTCTTGACCTTACAAAAAATCAGGAATTCACGTTAAGCCCTGCTACTAAAAATATCCTGCGCAATCTGGATGAAAAAGTTAAAGTCACAGCATATTTTTCAGATGATTTACCAACTGATGTAGGCAAAACTAAACAAGACCTGAAAGAAATTCTGGATGAATTCTATAATCTTTCGAAAGGCCAACTGGAATATGAATTCATTGCCCCGAATGACGACCCAAAAAAAGAAGAAGAAGCCATGAAGGAAGGGATTCAGCCCGTGATGATCAACGTCCGGGAAAAAGACCAGGCCAAACAACTTAAAGCCTTCCTTGGCGCTACCATAAAAGTGGGCGATAAAAAAGAAATAATTCCTGTGATCCAACCTGGAACTGCAATGGAATACGCTCTTACTACCAACATTAAAAAACTGGTAGTAAAAAACAAACCAGTTATTGGCTTTATTCAAGGCCATCGGGAAGCATCTTTGCAAGAAATGGTTCAGGTATATGAATCTCTTAACATCCTGTACTCCGTCGAATCTGTCTATTTAACGGACAGCACCCAGTTGAACAAATATAAAACCCTGGTGCTTGTAAGGCCACAGGACAGTATTCCTGCCAGTCATTTTGAAATGCTTAATGATTATCTTGGCCAGGGTGGTAATTTATTGATAGCCACCAATCAAATTGAAGCAGAACTACAAACAGGACAAGTCACTCCATCCTTAAGTGGTGTGGGTAATTGGTTGGCTGAAAAAGGCATTGTCCTTGAAAATGCGTTAGTAAAAGATGCTGCCTGTGGCTCAGTCCAAGTCCAGCAACAAACGGGAATGTTTTCCTTTGCCACACCGGTGCAATTGCCTTATCTACCCTTGATTCAAAATTTTTCAAACCATCCGGTAACAAAAGGATTGGAAAGAGTGATTCTCCAATTTGCATCAGCAATAAGTTATAATGGCAAAGAACAATTTATCCCTTTACTATTTACTTCTGATAAGTCAGGCAGAGAGCCAATGCCCATTGTGATTGATATTCAACGTCAGTGGACAGAAGCCGATTTTCCCGAAAGAAATATCTGCTTGGGGGCAGTGGTAGAAGGAAAAATTGCAGGCAATACTTCCTGTAAACTCATCATCTATGGGGATGGTGATTTTCCTGTAGGCCGTGGAAGAAATCAACAAATTAATCAGGATAATGTCTCCCTCCTTGTCAATGGAATAGACTGGCTTTCAGATGATACCGGCCTGATAGATTTGCGTACAAAAGCTGTAGAAACAAGGCCTATAAAAGAATTGGACGATTCTACCAGAAACATGTATAAATACCTAAATTTTTTACTGCCAATAATCCTTGTTTTGCTTTATAGCTTTTATCGAAGTTCAGTAAATAGAAGAAAACGTTCGCAAAGAATGGAAGAACGATACAGTTAA
- a CDS encoding ABC transporter permease subunit yields the protein MQSPVQIIAKRELNSFFDSLTAYIMLLAFLGFSGFFTWIYGADVFIRKEADLQVFFAIAKWTLFFFIPAITMKMIAEEKKTGTIELLLTKAVSHRQLVLGKYLACMLLVGIALIFTLPYYFSIARLGSVDHGATISGYLGLLLMSSAYIAIGLFASSLTNNQIVAFLLALLIGIFFHFLFDLFSGGTRGFLGNLMNDLSVSRHFESISRGVLDTKDLIYFASLTLLGLFMAEQLITKRK from the coding sequence ATGCAATCACCTGTTCAAATTATCGCCAAAAGAGAGCTCAATTCCTTCTTTGACTCCTTGACCGCTTATATCATGCTGTTGGCCTTTCTGGGATTTAGTGGATTTTTTACCTGGATTTATGGAGCAGATGTATTTATTCGGAAAGAAGCAGATCTTCAGGTTTTCTTTGCAATTGCAAAATGGACGCTATTTTTTTTCATCCCTGCTATCACCATGAAAATGATCGCTGAAGAAAAGAAAACTGGCACCATAGAATTACTGCTCACGAAGGCAGTAAGTCACAGGCAACTTGTGTTAGGTAAATATCTGGCTTGCATGCTACTGGTTGGCATAGCTTTGATTTTTACCCTACCATATTACTTCTCCATTGCAAGGTTAGGATCTGTAGATCATGGCGCAACCATTAGTGGATATCTTGGATTGTTGCTCATGAGTTCAGCTTATATCGCCATTGGACTTTTTGCAAGCAGCTTGACCAACAATCAAATTGTTGCATTTCTTTTAGCTCTCCTCATTGGTATATTTTTTCATTTTTTATTTGATTTATTCAGTGGAGGCACACGAGGATTCCTTGGGAACCTGATGAATGATCTAAGCGTCAGCAGACATTTTGAATCCATTTCAAGAGGCGTATTGGACACAAAGGATCTTATTTATTTTGCGAGCCTCACCTTATTAGGATTATTTATGGCCGAACAATTAATAACCAAAAGAAAATAA
- a CDS encoding ATP-binding cassette domain-containing protein, with protein sequence MDLKISSLSKSYGLQKAVDDISFEVKSGEILGFLGPNGAGKTTTMKMLTQYLEPDHGTIWYGNNSSRSSIDLRRTIGYLPEHNPLYEDMPVLDYLAFCASLQGVSASEIPSRVREMVKKCGLDVEKHKKIGELSKGYRQRVGLAQALIHNPQILILDEPTTGLDPNQIVEIRELIKQLGKEKTVILSTHILPEVEATCDRILIINKGRIVADGTVANLRKQSESRQILHVRIEGADQDNIFSTLQSLPEVSLVDLINRNENKFEVQSRGEIHLNKAIFHLCVEKGWELLELTPFETKLEDIFRDLTIN encoded by the coding sequence ATGGACTTGAAAATTTCTTCATTGTCAAAAAGTTATGGCCTCCAAAAGGCGGTTGACGACATTTCTTTTGAAGTAAAATCAGGAGAAATTCTTGGCTTTCTGGGCCCGAATGGTGCAGGTAAAACAACCACCATGAAAATGTTAACCCAATATCTCGAGCCCGACCATGGAACTATCTGGTATGGGAACAATTCAAGTCGGTCTTCTATTGACTTAAGACGGACTATTGGCTACCTCCCTGAACACAATCCCCTTTATGAAGATATGCCCGTTCTGGATTATTTGGCCTTTTGTGCATCCCTTCAGGGCGTTTCGGCTTCAGAAATTCCTTCCAGAGTTCGTGAAATGGTCAAAAAGTGTGGCCTGGATGTGGAAAAACATAAAAAAATTGGGGAACTGTCTAAAGGGTACAGGCAACGGGTAGGACTGGCTCAGGCGCTCATTCATAACCCCCAAATATTGATTCTCGACGAACCTACCACTGGTCTTGACCCTAATCAAATCGTTGAAATAAGGGAATTAATTAAACAACTTGGCAAAGAAAAAACTGTCATTTTAAGTACACATATCCTGCCTGAAGTAGAAGCTACATGCGATAGGATTCTTATCATTAATAAAGGTCGGATAGTCGCAGATGGCACGGTTGCAAATTTGCGCAAACAATCTGAGTCTCGTCAAATTTTGCATGTTCGTATTGAGGGAGCGGATCAGGACAATATCTTTTCTACGCTTCAATCTTTGCCAGAAGTGAGTCTGGTTGATTTAATCAATAGAAATGAAAATAAATTCGAGGTACAATCCCGTGGAGAAATCCATCTCAACAAAGCAATATTTCATTTGTGTGTAGAAAAAGGATGGGAATTACTTGAATTGACTCCTTTTGAAACCAAATTAGAAGACATTTTTAGAGACCTTACCATAAATTAA
- a CDS encoding T9SS type A sorting domain-containing protein has protein sequence MDKFGAPSEDLIQQHYKLVHSILQHKIRRSNNSVITGNWTQQGPGNIGGRITALAVHPTNQNIIYLGFPNGGVFKTTNGGISWNPVFDDQVTLMIGAIAIDPKNPETVYVGTGDPDISGYPFAGNGIYKSTNGGKTWTNTGLETTRIINQILIDPQDSKVIYVAAMGNPFEPGSARGLYKSTNGGLNWEKVLFISEQTGITNIAIKPGNSKVIYAASWERLRRDDTNVVEGPNSRIQRSKDGGKTWEIIHNGIPEYPYSRIAIEVCKSSPELVYARMVRNDTSFCNGGQQISGLYKSVDGGDHWQQVIPDYNNSGLPCDVLGGFGWYFGRIGVNPKNPNDIFLLGVDLYRSLDGGMRWERATPDWWTYEVHADKHEIEFLENGDILLGTDGGLYKLKKNSTEWEDIENIATTQFYRVAYNPNNAANYYGGAQDNGTSAGNAMSINNWESIYGGDGFLPAFHPTDPNIFWCLTQNGGLNQTLDGGISFERFTRGLSGNRNWDFPYLVSSYSPNIMYSGANRIFKNYNLLEADWKPISPTLTSNGPYKIISLPSITCMDESTINSKILIAGTNNGNVWICKDSSTNWVNVTSGLPAGYITSVKCSRENDSIFFVSLSNYRNNSLNSLIFKSRDLGKSWQSISGGELTEIPVYDLQIIETKSDIILAAATLLGVYVTNDGSTNWKRVGDNMPLITINDLDINIKNNQLIAGTFARSIMTFPLSEIKRGNPVAGKDIVANNNGLVMLPNPAVNEVQIDLPKLQGKSKKSLKIMDLNGHIIVQFDNIDQGKSTIRINLNDFVVGIYLVVYQEGKIISTGKLQKI, from the coding sequence ATGGATAAATTTGGGGCTCCCTCCGAAGATTTAATACAACAACACTATAAGCTTGTCCATTCTATTCTTCAACACAAAATCAGACGTTCGAATAATTCTGTAATAACCGGAAATTGGACACAACAGGGACCAGGAAATATCGGGGGCCGCATCACTGCGTTAGCCGTTCATCCTACAAATCAGAATATCATTTACCTTGGTTTTCCAAATGGAGGTGTATTCAAAACAACCAACGGCGGTATAAGCTGGAACCCTGTTTTTGATGATCAGGTAACGCTTATGATTGGAGCCATAGCCATTGATCCCAAAAACCCGGAAACAGTTTATGTTGGAACTGGCGACCCGGACATATCCGGATATCCTTTTGCAGGAAACGGAATTTATAAATCCACTAATGGAGGCAAGACCTGGACAAACACAGGACTTGAAACAACTCGCATCATCAATCAAATTCTGATAGACCCTCAGGACAGCAAAGTTATTTATGTTGCAGCCATGGGCAATCCATTTGAACCCGGCTCTGCGCGTGGTCTTTACAAATCTACAAACGGAGGGTTAAATTGGGAAAAAGTGCTATTTATCTCCGAGCAAACAGGTATAACAAACATCGCCATCAAACCGGGAAACTCAAAGGTCATTTATGCAGCCAGTTGGGAGAGGTTGAGGCGAGATGATACTAATGTAGTTGAAGGCCCAAACAGCCGTATTCAGCGAAGCAAAGACGGTGGCAAAACCTGGGAGATTATTCATAATGGCATACCAGAATATCCATACAGCAGGATAGCGATTGAAGTTTGCAAATCAAGTCCTGAATTGGTCTATGCCAGAATGGTCCGCAACGACACCTCCTTTTGTAACGGCGGGCAGCAAATCAGTGGTTTATATAAATCTGTAGATGGAGGCGACCATTGGCAGCAAGTAATTCCGGATTACAACAACTCCGGGCTTCCCTGTGATGTATTGGGCGGCTTTGGTTGGTATTTTGGCCGAATAGGGGTTAATCCTAAAAATCCAAACGATATTTTTCTTTTAGGAGTTGATCTATACCGAAGTCTTGATGGGGGCATGAGGTGGGAAAGAGCCACCCCAGATTGGTGGACTTATGAAGTTCATGCGGATAAGCACGAAATTGAATTTTTAGAAAATGGGGATATTCTCTTAGGAACCGATGGTGGACTTTACAAATTGAAGAAAAATTCGACTGAATGGGAAGACATTGAAAACATTGCCACCACCCAATTTTATCGTGTAGCTTACAACCCAAACAATGCCGCAAACTACTATGGTGGGGCTCAGGATAACGGCACTTCAGCAGGCAACGCAATGAGCATCAACAACTGGGAATCCATATATGGTGGGGATGGATTTTTACCTGCCTTTCACCCAACAGATCCTAATATATTTTGGTGTCTCACCCAGAACGGGGGACTAAACCAAACCCTTGATGGCGGCATAAGTTTTGAACGATTTACCAGGGGTTTGAGCGGAAATCGCAATTGGGATTTCCCTTACTTAGTAAGCTCATATAGTCCAAACATAATGTATTCCGGGGCCAATAGGATTTTTAAAAACTACAATTTGCTTGAAGCGGATTGGAAACCCATTAGTCCTACATTGACAAGCAATGGTCCTTATAAAATAATATCCTTACCAAGCATAACTTGTATGGATGAGTCCACTATAAATTCGAAAATTTTAATCGCAGGCACGAACAATGGAAATGTTTGGATCTGCAAAGATTCCAGCACCAATTGGGTTAATGTTACATCGGGATTACCTGCTGGATATATCACCAGCGTAAAGTGCTCCAGAGAGAACGATAGTATATTTTTTGTTTCTCTTTCAAATTACCGAAACAACTCTTTGAATTCATTAATATTTAAGTCCAGAGACTTAGGAAAAAGCTGGCAATCCATTTCAGGAGGGGAGCTTACAGAAATTCCTGTATACGATCTTCAAATCATTGAAACCAAATCAGACATTATCCTTGCGGCTGCTACCCTCTTAGGGGTTTATGTAACCAATGACGGAAGTACCAATTGGAAAAGAGTTGGGGATAATATGCCACTCATCACCATAAATGACCTTGACATAAATATCAAAAACAATCAGTTGATTGCGGGTACTTTTGCCAGATCCATAATGACCTTTCCGCTATCAGAAATTAAAAGAGGAAATCCTGTAGCAGGCAAAGACATAGTTGCAAATAATAATGGATTGGTAATGTTACCAAATCCGGCAGTAAATGAAGTACAGATTGATTTACCTAAACTTCAAGGCAAATCGAAAAAATCATTAAAAATCATGGATCTAAATGGTCATATTATAGTGCAATTCGATAATATTGATCAGGGAAAATCAACCATCAGGATTAATTTAAATGATTTTGTAGTTGGAATTTATCTTGTTGTCTATCAGGAAGGAAAAATAATAAGTACAGGAAAGTTGCAAAAAATTTAA